DNA from Cotesia glomerata isolate CgM1 unplaced genomic scaffold, MPM_Cglom_v2.3 scaffold_149, whole genome shotgun sequence:
TTTTCAGCCCACCGGGCGTAAAACGACAACTTTACTCCAGCTGTGCTGAACGAAGTCGTCTTTTTCCGCCTTCGTCAAAGAGACAAATCGGTCAACAATttcatgtgatctgagacatttctcattttacTGCTGTAGTTGTGAAATATATACTAAACTTTTctagttatttatatttttctgaaatcaataattaatttttattaaaaaaactatacaccACTGTGGCTTTAATAATGTTTTTGCTTTAAGCTAAAAGATCTGAtacaaaataacatttttctcaTGTTTTTCATAGGCTTATACTTTACAAATATTTCAGAGtcgattaaagaaaaaaaaaatttttatacgcccttttaataaaaagaacgCGATATAATTATGAACCTAAAAACGTTTCCGGCTTAAAAATAGTCTGCAACTTTTTCTGtctgttcaaaattttttagctcaCTTAATAAGGTTAACAGATATGTACTGTGATTTTACACTTTTAGGATCCacaaaattttcgaaaaatgaaaaagaaacAATAATCAAGACTTAAAACGTATATTATATACACACAAACGTGCTGCTTTTCATCATTGTAAAAACACTATGGTTTTCATCAGTGTCATtggttttcaaaatatttgtcGTGCAATAAagaaatagttaataaatttaattatcttcatACTATTTCAATGTAGTAACACTGATGTTCATTCGACTAATAATTACTGTaatccttttttattttttacagaaacAAAGTCATCGGAATACTACTGAAGAAAGTTACAATCAAACGCTATGTAAATGTACTTCAATTACGAGAGGTGAAGCATTACTAATGACATTACTGTTGGGAGCTCAGCAATCATTAACGTGGACAACTATAACATCAATATTGTCTCTAATTAACACTTTGTTCGGTGAAAATGTAGTTCCAGAAACAAAAtatcaactttttaaaacaTTACAACTTAAAGATGAAATGATTTCCTATCATATGTTTTGTACTAAttgtttgttttatatttgtacTGAAAAGAATTCAAACTCTGGAGACCTGAAGTGTGCGGCTTGTGGGATTGagaataataaatcaaatatttcattttttttaacgttgGACATGGAAACACAACTCAAAACAATTTTACAAGATAGTGAAATACAAAATGCTTTAAACGACCGTTTTGAAGGAAGGATGAAAAAATTGGACggtaatgtaataaaaaacataactgATGGAGAAATTTACAAGAAATTGTCAGCTGCGAATAAACcattatctaataaatttaatttaacatataCTTTCAATACAGATGGATGCCAGGCGTcaaaatcaagtaaaatttcaacCTGGCCTATATATGtcattataaatgaattaccTGCTAAATTGCAGATGAAGCATATGGTTATGTGTGGTTTATGGATAAATGAGAAAGAACCGAatatgcaattatttttaaaaccatTCGTTGATCAAGCGAATAAATTGTCAAAAGATGGTTTTCAATGGAAATTAAGAAATAGAATAATTGTTAGCAAATTCATTCCAGTCTGCGCTGTTGTTGACTCAGTTGCGAGATGCAAGCTACTGAACATGAAGAAGTTTAATGGATTATACGGCTGTACATTTTGCGAGCATCCCACTGAATTTGTTGATGGATATAGAAAGTACACTATGTCTACAACAATTCCTCCGCAACGCACTGATGCGTCAATAAAGAACAAGATGGAACTCACAGGTCGAAGTGAATATGGGAAAGATGTTATGGGAGTTTGGGGACCCTCACCACTGatgaatttgaaatattttgacTTGGTTAATGGTATGTCTCCAGACTACATGCACGCTTTTTTATTGGGTGCAGTGAAACAGCACACAAATATACTGTTAACATCTTTTGGTAAGGAGTATTACGTGGGTAGTCCTAATCAGctagaaattattaatgagAGAATTATGGAGTTTAAACACCCAACCTGCATAACTCGGTCTCCAAGAATAATTACGGAGAGAGAAATCTGGAAAGCTTCTGAATGGCGATCGTGGTTGCTTTTTTATTCTCTCATTTGTCTAGAGGGCTTACTaccgaaaaaatatttggaacATCTAGCTATGTTAGTAGAAGCATTAAATATCATGCTatcagaaaatataaaaaaacaagaaCTGCAAGCTGCagggttttttttaattaaatacgtGGTTTTATATCAAGAATATTTTGGTAAAAGTGCAATGACGTATAACATTCATTTACTTTTACacattgaaaaaagtatatcAAATCTAGGACCACTATGGTGTCACAACGCATTCTGTTTTGAAAATGAGAAtcattttatcttaaaaatggaaaaaagtCCATCGCATGTTGAAATTCAGGTAGCAagaagatatatttttgaaaaatctttgcCATCATTTGGTGATACAATAAAGAAAAGTGATG
Protein-coding regions in this window:
- the LOC123273858 gene encoding uncharacterized protein LOC123273858; amino-acid sequence: MRRGPYQKYLDRYGNCVIPRSTYYKKKKQHNITKESPEVDYSSVTAVGNPYCHRSKYNSDNIDNSQELQVVEISDVYSSNHIENSVDKKNYSNLWLHDELDDHKNITYLWFHNEYNKEIEDNEAWFDAEDILDEPFHEPASNDLHDEKQSHRNTTEESYNQTLCKCTSITRGEALLMTLLLGAQQSLTWTTITSILSLINTLFGENVVPETKYQLFKTLQLKDEMISYHMFCTNCLFYICTEKNSNSGDLKCAACGIENNKSNISFFLTLDMETQLKTILQDSEIQNALNDRFEGRMKKLDGNVIKNITDGEIYKKLSAANKPLSNKFNLTYTFNTDGCQASKSSKISTWPIYVIINELPAKLQMKHMVMCGLWINEKEPNMQLFLKPFVDQANKLSKDGFQWKLRNRIIVSKFIPVCAVVDSVARCKLLNMKKFNGLYGCTFCEHPTEFVDGYRKYTMSTTIPPQRTDASIKNKMELTGRSEYGKDVMGVWGPSPLMNLKYFDLVNGMSPDYMHAFLLGAVKQHTNILLTSFGKEYYVGSPNQLEIINERIMEFKHPTCITRSPRIITEREIWKASEWRSWLLFYSLICLEGLLPKKYLEHLAMLVEALNIMLSENIKKQELQAAGFFLIKYVVLYQEYFGKSAMTYNIHLLLHIEKSISNLGPLWCHNAFCFENENHFILKMEKSPSHVEIQVARRYIFEKSLPSFGDTIKKSDGFTTFARKHNWTIEKNISSKWLYINW